The following proteins are encoded in a genomic region of Arthrobacter jiangjiafuii:
- a CDS encoding CpaF family protein, with translation MDAVGIVEDEVRELIRVRGLDPASQLAEVRRLVEDAVTDYDERSLLGSLPPLGVLEHARRRVYDAVAGFGSLQPLLDDPTVEEVWINSPTEIYAARDGRSELTALALSADQIRDLVERMLKSSGRRLDLSSPFVDAALPDGSRLHVVIPDITRRHWAVNIRKFIARASRLEHLVELGTLTPQAARFLGAAVGSGLNILVSGATQAGKTTMLNCLGAAIGPRERVVTVEEIFELQLPLRDVVGLQCRQSNLEGTGEIPLRRLVKEALRMRPDRLIVGEVREAESLDMLIALNSGLPGMCSVHANSAHDAVTKICTLPLLAGENISSAFVVPTVASCIDLVVHCARNGAGKRQVMEILALGSRVENGVIESSSLFHRTDGRLEVTAASMPAPEKFARAGFNVADLLEVRP, from the coding sequence GTGGATGCCGTGGGAATTGTCGAGGACGAGGTTCGGGAGCTGATCCGCGTGCGCGGACTGGATCCAGCCAGTCAGCTCGCCGAAGTGCGCCGCCTGGTCGAGGACGCCGTCACGGATTACGACGAGCGCTCCCTCCTCGGTTCGCTTCCTCCCCTTGGGGTACTGGAGCACGCGCGACGGCGGGTGTACGACGCCGTCGCCGGCTTCGGCTCACTGCAGCCCCTGCTGGACGACCCCACGGTCGAGGAAGTCTGGATCAACTCACCGACGGAGATCTACGCAGCGCGGGACGGCCGGTCGGAGCTGACCGCGCTGGCGCTCTCCGCAGACCAGATCCGCGACCTGGTGGAGCGGATGCTCAAGAGTTCGGGCCGCCGGCTGGACCTCTCTTCGCCGTTCGTGGATGCGGCGCTACCGGACGGATCCCGCCTGCATGTGGTTATCCCGGACATCACGCGCCGGCACTGGGCGGTCAACATCCGCAAGTTCATCGCCCGTGCCAGCCGTCTGGAGCATCTGGTGGAACTGGGCACCCTGACCCCGCAGGCTGCCAGGTTCCTGGGTGCAGCGGTCGGCAGCGGCCTGAACATCCTGGTCTCAGGAGCCACCCAGGCCGGTAAGACCACCATGTTGAACTGCCTCGGCGCGGCGATCGGCCCGCGGGAACGGGTGGTCACGGTCGAGGAGATCTTCGAGCTTCAGCTTCCGCTGCGTGATGTCGTGGGCCTGCAGTGCCGCCAGTCCAATCTGGAGGGCACCGGTGAGATCCCGCTGCGCCGGCTGGTCAAGGAGGCCCTGCGGATGCGCCCCGACCGCCTGATCGTCGGCGAGGTCAGGGAAGCGGAGAGCCTGGACATGCTGATCGCGCTGAATTCAGGCTTGCCGGGAATGTGCAGTGTGCACGCCAACAGTGCACACGATGCCGTCACGAAAATCTGCACGCTCCCGCTGTTGGCGGGAGAGAACATCTCCAGCGCCTTTGTGGTTCCCACCGTCGCGTCCTGCATCGACCTGGTGGTTCACTGCGCGCGTAACGGGGCAGGTAAACGCCAGGTCATGGAGATCCTTGCCCTGGGGAGCCGGGTCGAAAACGGCGTCATTGAGTCATCGTCCCTGTTCCATCGCACCGACGGCCGGCTAGAGGTAACGGCAGCATCCATGCCCGCCCCGGAGAAGTTTGCCCGCGCGGGTTTCAATGTTGCCGACCTGCTGGAGGTGCGGCCATGA
- the ftsE gene encoding cell division ATP-binding protein FtsE, whose product MITFDNVTKVYDRNSRPALNSVNLEVDRGEFVFLVGASGSGKSTFIRLILKEEHASRGTVYVAGSNVAKIPSWRVPRLRRGIGVVFQDFRLLPNKTVFANVAFAMQVIGRSRAVIRDSVPEVLKTVGLEGKDNRLPHELSGGEQQRVAIARAIVNKPGILLADEPTGNLDPTTSLGIMKVLDRINQNGTTVVMATHDDDIVNAMRKRVVELHHGKIVRDEREGIYLGAPQTQQGAIILPESIILQGGVRKHDGGPQASGAPATPGANGAAGTEAAE is encoded by the coding sequence ATGATCACTTTCGATAACGTCACCAAGGTCTATGACCGCAATTCCAGGCCTGCCCTGAACTCCGTGAACCTCGAGGTGGACCGCGGCGAGTTCGTGTTCCTGGTCGGGGCCTCCGGCTCCGGGAAGTCCACCTTCATCCGGCTGATCCTCAAGGAGGAGCACGCGTCCCGCGGGACCGTCTACGTTGCCGGTTCCAACGTCGCAAAGATTCCCAGCTGGCGCGTGCCGCGCCTGCGCCGCGGAATCGGCGTCGTCTTCCAGGACTTCCGGCTGCTGCCGAACAAGACAGTGTTCGCCAACGTGGCCTTTGCGATGCAGGTGATCGGCCGCAGCCGCGCGGTAATCCGCGATTCCGTGCCCGAGGTCCTGAAGACCGTCGGCCTGGAAGGCAAGGACAACCGCCTGCCCCACGAGCTCTCCGGTGGTGAGCAACAGCGCGTGGCCATTGCCCGCGCCATCGTCAACAAGCCGGGAATCCTGCTCGCCGATGAGCCCACCGGAAACCTTGACCCCACTACTTCGCTGGGCATCATGAAGGTCCTGGACCGCATCAACCAGAACGGCACCACCGTAGTCATGGCCACCCATGACGACGACATCGTGAACGCCATGCGCAAGCGCGTGGTGGAGCTGCACCACGGAAAGATCGTGCGCGACGAGCGGGAGGGCATCTATCTGGGTGCCCCCCAGACCCAGCAGGGAGCCATCATTCTGCCGGAGTCGATCATTCTGCAGGGCGGTGTCCGCAAGCACGACGGCGGCCCGCAGGCTTCCGGTGCTCCGGCCACCCCGGGTGCAAACGGCGCAGCAGGAACGGAGGCCGCCGAATGA
- a CDS encoding TadE family protein, with amino-acid sequence MDFVMVGALLTLLFLSIIQLALVLHIRNTLIDAAASGARYGTLADRSPGDGAERTEELIRIALNDSLAEDVAFEETTLDGARMLKITVRAPLPVIGLLGPSDGLEVTGHAYWGVDAAAGG; translated from the coding sequence GTGGATTTCGTCATGGTGGGAGCCCTGCTGACACTGCTGTTCCTGTCGATCATCCAGTTGGCGCTGGTCCTGCACATCCGGAACACCCTGATCGATGCTGCTGCCTCCGGTGCACGGTACGGGACGCTGGCTGACCGCTCCCCGGGGGACGGGGCCGAGCGCACCGAAGAACTCATCCGCATCGCCCTCAATGACTCGCTGGCCGAGGATGTGGCCTTTGAGGAAACGACGCTGGATGGTGCCCGGATGCTGAAAATCACTGTCCGTGCCCCGCTTCCCGTGATCGGCCTCTTGGGACCAAGCGATGGGTTGGAGGTGACAGGACATGCCTACTGGGGAGTCGACGCCGCTGCCGGCGGCTGA
- a CDS encoding D-alanyl-D-alanine carboxypeptidase family protein yields MRKSAAGPSLLLALTLSLIAGTGFTAQAGNASDRTNDGPSIVLGAPTGPENCGLRDGGCSRDYRYGVMVWSPETGSQPVRGAIRTAWAAEGAESGALGYPVAAQTCTDGNCTQTFERGAITRARTGETTVQRTIDNAADAAVVVNKQRPLNPVTYVPENLVNVEGQQLRSDAASALQQLKDAAAADGVAMSVMSGYRSYEKQAGLYNNYVAQYGQEVADTISARPGHSEHQTGLAVDIASPDGTCSLQACFKDTAAGQWAAANAHRFGFIIRYPEGASETTGYSYEPWHLRYVGTDIAVSIHSQGIATLEEYLGLPPASDY; encoded by the coding sequence ATGAGAAAGTCCGCAGCCGGCCCTTCCCTGCTCTTGGCCCTGACCCTGTCCCTGATTGCCGGAACGGGGTTCACCGCCCAGGCAGGCAATGCATCGGACAGGACCAACGACGGCCCTTCCATCGTCCTGGGTGCACCCACCGGCCCCGAGAACTGCGGATTGCGCGACGGCGGATGCTCCCGTGACTATCGCTATGGCGTGATGGTCTGGTCGCCGGAGACCGGCTCGCAGCCCGTCCGCGGCGCCATCCGGACCGCATGGGCCGCAGAGGGAGCCGAATCCGGCGCCCTCGGCTATCCGGTAGCAGCGCAGACCTGCACCGACGGCAACTGCACTCAGACTTTTGAACGGGGCGCCATCACCCGCGCCCGGACCGGCGAAACCACGGTCCAAAGGACCATCGACAACGCTGCCGACGCCGCCGTCGTCGTGAACAAACAGCGCCCCCTGAACCCGGTCACCTACGTACCGGAAAACCTGGTCAACGTGGAGGGCCAGCAGCTGCGCAGCGACGCCGCCTCCGCCCTGCAGCAGCTCAAGGATGCTGCGGCCGCCGACGGCGTCGCAATGAGTGTCATGAGCGGCTACCGGTCATACGAAAAGCAGGCCGGCCTCTACAACAACTATGTGGCGCAGTACGGGCAGGAGGTCGCGGATACGATCTCCGCCCGTCCCGGCCACAGCGAGCACCAAACCGGCCTCGCCGTAGACATTGCTTCCCCCGACGGCACGTGTTCCCTGCAGGCCTGTTTCAAGGACACGGCCGCAGGGCAGTGGGCAGCGGCAAACGCCCACCGCTTCGGCTTCATCATCCGCTACCCGGAAGGCGCGTCGGAAACAACCGGTTACTCGTACGAGCCGTGGCACCTGCGCTACGTAGGAACGGACATTGCAGTGAGTATCCACAGCCAAGGAATCGCCACGCTCGAGGAGTATCTGGGGCTTCCCCCGGCTTCCGATTACTGA
- a CDS encoding type II secretion system F family protein: MSAPWILAVLCGLALGSALWLAVVRVPVMRQIRFSERIAPQLRSGGQASRLLAISTGDITPFGPLERILRPALLLAVRRLNRLNPVSRDLEHRLERAGRGLSVLDFRAEQVLWSGAGLLAGGFVTVWLASTGRVGVTGVIAGTILGAVLGFMFRDNRLGAQIRAREARMLAEFPSLAEMMALAVGAGESANGALERIARTAHGELAGEFSRILGETRSGVPLSAALAHFSNRVRLAPLSRFVDGLTVAIERGTPLADVMRAQSQDVRDLAKRELMESAGRKEIAMMVPLVFGVLPLTVLFSIFPGLSLLGIAL, encoded by the coding sequence ATGAGCGCGCCGTGGATCCTTGCCGTCCTGTGTGGCCTGGCCTTGGGATCGGCGTTATGGCTGGCGGTGGTCAGGGTCCCTGTGATGCGTCAGATCCGGTTCAGCGAGCGTATTGCCCCGCAACTGCGATCCGGGGGACAGGCCTCCCGGCTGCTGGCAATCTCGACGGGGGACATCACGCCGTTTGGCCCGTTGGAACGGATCCTGCGCCCCGCGCTGCTCCTGGCAGTTCGCCGGCTCAACCGGTTGAATCCTGTCAGCAGGGACCTGGAACACCGGTTGGAAAGAGCAGGACGTGGACTTAGTGTCCTGGATTTCCGGGCGGAGCAGGTGCTGTGGAGCGGAGCGGGCCTGCTGGCGGGCGGTTTCGTAACCGTTTGGCTGGCCAGCACCGGCAGGGTGGGCGTCACGGGCGTCATCGCCGGCACGATCCTGGGCGCGGTGCTGGGCTTTATGTTCCGGGATAACCGGCTCGGTGCACAGATCCGGGCCCGGGAGGCCCGCATGCTGGCGGAATTTCCCAGTTTGGCGGAAATGATGGCGCTCGCCGTGGGTGCCGGTGAGAGTGCCAACGGGGCGTTGGAACGCATTGCCCGGACAGCCCACGGGGAGCTCGCCGGGGAGTTCTCCCGCATCCTCGGGGAGACCCGGTCCGGAGTGCCCCTGTCTGCTGCCCTGGCGCACTTCTCCAACCGGGTCCGGCTGGCACCGCTGTCCCGGTTCGTCGACGGGCTGACGGTAGCTATCGAACGCGGCACGCCGCTGGCGGACGTTATGCGGGCGCAGTCGCAGGACGTCCGCGACCTGGCCAAGCGGGAACTGATGGAAAGCGCCGGCAGGAAAGAGATCGCGATGATGGTCCCACTCGTGTTCGGCGTGCTTCCGTTGACTGTGCTTTTTTCGATTTTCCCCGGGCTGTCCCTGCTGGGGATAGCGCTCTAG
- a CDS encoding glycosyltransferase family 2 protein yields MNAVDILLPYYGEEELMRQSVLSIKAQHRTDWRLIVLDDAYPHAQPQAWFNSLCDPRIYYERNTENLGANRNFQKALNLAQAPVVVMMGADDIMLPTYLDEVLGLLASHPEATVIQPGVRVIDGEGLPVSSLADTVKSLVRPSSDRPVTLAGEQMAASLLHAGWHYFPSLAWRLEKIRKFGFRPEYDVVQDLALLMDIAASGGSMVVASKNVVFSYRRHAASDSSVRAVDGRRFDEERRFFREQADRFAGMGWHRASRAARLHWTSRLHAVSLLLRSLPRPTIARTRVLGRHALT; encoded by the coding sequence ATGAATGCTGTTGATATCCTCCTCCCCTACTACGGCGAGGAAGAGTTGATGCGTCAGTCCGTCCTCAGCATCAAAGCACAACATCGGACGGACTGGCGGCTGATTGTCCTGGACGACGCATACCCCCACGCGCAGCCGCAGGCCTGGTTCAATTCGCTTTGCGACCCCCGGATATATTATGAGCGGAATACGGAGAATCTCGGTGCCAACCGCAATTTTCAGAAGGCCCTGAATCTGGCACAGGCGCCGGTGGTCGTGATGATGGGCGCCGACGACATCATGCTTCCCACCTACCTGGACGAGGTTCTCGGCTTGTTGGCATCCCATCCGGAGGCAACTGTCATCCAACCCGGAGTCAGGGTGATCGACGGCGAGGGGCTTCCGGTTTCGTCCCTGGCAGACACCGTCAAGTCGCTGGTGAGGCCGTCGTCGGACCGGCCCGTGACTCTGGCGGGCGAGCAGATGGCAGCCAGCCTCCTGCACGCTGGCTGGCACTACTTCCCTTCCCTTGCCTGGCGGCTGGAGAAGATCAGAAAATTCGGATTCAGACCGGAGTACGACGTTGTCCAGGACCTCGCCCTTCTGATGGATATAGCCGCCTCCGGAGGGTCCATGGTTGTTGCATCAAAGAACGTTGTCTTCAGCTACCGTCGCCATGCTGCCTCCGATTCGTCTGTCCGGGCAGTTGACGGCCGGCGTTTTGACGAGGAGCGGCGCTTCTTCCGGGAGCAGGCCGACCGTTTTGCTGGTATGGGATGGCACAGGGCATCGCGTGCGGCAAGGCTCCACTGGACATCGCGGCTGCACGCCGTTTCCCTGCTCCTGCGTTCCCTGCCCAGACCCACGATTGCCAGGACACGGGTGCTCGGCCGCCATGCGCTGACGTAG
- a CDS encoding type II secretion system F family protein → MSAAAGLLLGLGLFLVWRSCWVVPAPPARKPRTSRLEDELLQAGIQRVTPGTVVASSIAAGLLVALLVLAGTGGFPIAACFGLFGAGVPLFLVRWQARRQRSSRTELWPDAVDHLRSAIRAGMSLPEALIQLGENGPEELRAPFREFAADYRSGGQFDHALTRLKASLADPVADRIVEALRLTREVGGSDLGRLLGTLNEFLRDNARTRSELLARQSWTVNAARLAVAAPWIVLMLLASRPEAIAAYNSAAGASVLVAGIMISVLCYRLMLRIGALPEEERVLR, encoded by the coding sequence ATGAGCGCCGCAGCGGGACTCCTTCTGGGACTGGGCCTGTTTCTGGTCTGGCGGTCCTGCTGGGTGGTCCCGGCCCCGCCGGCACGGAAGCCGCGGACCAGCCGGCTGGAGGACGAACTACTGCAGGCAGGAATCCAGAGAGTGACGCCGGGCACCGTGGTTGCCAGCAGCATCGCCGCAGGCCTCCTGGTGGCCTTGCTGGTCCTGGCCGGCACTGGAGGCTTCCCGATTGCCGCCTGCTTCGGTCTCTTCGGGGCGGGCGTCCCGCTGTTTTTGGTCCGCTGGCAGGCCCGCCGGCAACGATCGTCCCGGACCGAGCTCTGGCCCGACGCCGTCGACCATCTGCGCTCAGCGATCCGCGCGGGGATGTCCCTGCCTGAAGCGCTGATCCAGCTGGGCGAAAACGGACCGGAAGAGCTGCGGGCGCCATTTCGCGAGTTCGCCGCCGATTACCGCTCCGGCGGACAGTTTGACCACGCCCTGACCCGGTTGAAGGCCAGCCTTGCCGACCCTGTAGCTGATCGGATTGTTGAAGCGCTGCGCCTGACCCGGGAGGTCGGTGGCTCCGACCTCGGCCGCCTGCTGGGCACCTTGAACGAATTCCTCCGGGACAACGCCCGAACGCGCAGCGAACTGTTGGCCAGGCAGTCATGGACGGTAAACGCCGCGCGGCTGGCCGTCGCAGCCCCGTGGATCGTCCTGATGCTGCTGGCTTCCCGCCCCGAAGCCATCGCCGCCTATAACTCTGCAGCCGGAGCATCGGTACTTGTCGCCGGGATCATGATTTCGGTGCTCTGCTATCGGCTGATGCTCCGCATCGGTGCGCTGCCAGAGGAAGAGCGGGTTCTCCGATGA
- a CDS encoding pilus assembly protein TadG-related protein, whose translation MRALQRRWHRRHASAGQPISSRIRTSASGDEGQIGVLIIGYLLVSLLVLTVVMGASALYLGHKKLLSAADGAAIAAADTFSLGQGSGSAGVPAAVLSPAAVQAEVNRYLADTNAAARLPGLGVDRETGTSDGRTAKVVLTGVVHPPLVNFLVPDGIPIMAVSEARARLSQ comes from the coding sequence GTGAGGGCGCTCCAACGCCGGTGGCACCGGCGACACGCTTCTGCCGGACAACCGATCAGTTCCCGAATCCGCACCAGCGCCAGCGGCGACGAGGGGCAGATCGGGGTACTGATTATCGGCTATCTCCTGGTGAGCCTGCTGGTTCTGACTGTGGTCATGGGCGCATCTGCCCTGTACCTGGGGCATAAGAAGCTGCTCTCGGCGGCCGACGGCGCGGCGATCGCCGCCGCGGATACCTTCTCTTTGGGGCAGGGATCAGGGTCAGCCGGCGTCCCGGCCGCCGTGCTCTCCCCAGCAGCAGTCCAGGCGGAGGTGAACCGGTACCTGGCGGACACGAACGCGGCGGCAAGGCTGCCCGGTCTCGGAGTGGACCGGGAAACCGGAACTTCGGACGGCCGCACGGCCAAAGTCGTGCTGACCGGGGTGGTGCATCCGCCGCTGGTGAACTTCCTGGTGCCGGACGGGATTCCGATCATGGCCGTCAGCGAGGCCCGGGCCCGCCTAAGCCAATAG
- the ftsX gene encoding permease-like cell division protein FtsX, translating to MRLAFVLGEIGSGIRRNLSMVVSVILVTFVSLTFVGAAGLLQLQIGQMKGYWYDKVQVAVFLCVDSSTTPSCASGPVTDEQRTAIEEQLASPAFSQYVASVDYEDQETALNHFRDQFANSPLVDSVTADQLPESFRVSLVDPEKYEVINEAFSSMPGVETVSDQRELLEKVFSFMNMASLIALFIAGVMLVCAILLIATTIRLSAFSRRRETGIMRLVGASKVVIQLPFILEGVIAALIGAVLASGTLWAVAHFFIGALAKAYPATAFISAQQVLVLSPVLLIVGALLAGVSSLLTLRRYLKV from the coding sequence ATGAGGCTCGCATTTGTCCTCGGCGAAATCGGATCAGGCATCCGGCGCAACCTGTCCATGGTGGTCTCGGTCATCCTGGTGACATTTGTGTCGCTCACTTTCGTAGGTGCGGCAGGCCTCCTGCAGCTGCAGATCGGCCAGATGAAGGGGTACTGGTACGACAAGGTGCAGGTGGCGGTCTTCCTGTGCGTTGATTCCTCCACCACGCCGTCCTGCGCCTCCGGCCCGGTGACTGACGAGCAGCGCACCGCCATCGAAGAGCAGCTCGCTTCCCCCGCCTTTTCCCAATACGTCGCCTCTGTGGACTATGAGGACCAGGAGACGGCGCTGAACCATTTCCGGGACCAGTTCGCCAACTCGCCGCTGGTGGACTCGGTCACCGCCGACCAGCTGCCGGAGTCGTTCCGGGTGTCCCTCGTGGACCCGGAAAAGTACGAGGTCATCAACGAGGCGTTTTCGTCGATGCCCGGCGTGGAAACCGTCAGCGACCAGCGTGAACTGCTGGAGAAGGTCTTTTCCTTCATGAACATGGCATCGCTGATCGCGCTGTTCATCGCCGGGGTGATGCTGGTGTGCGCGATCCTGCTCATCGCCACGACGATCCGGCTCTCGGCCTTCAGCCGCCGCCGGGAAACCGGCATCATGCGGCTGGTTGGAGCGTCAAAGGTCGTCATCCAGCTGCCGTTTATCCTCGAAGGCGTCATCGCCGCCCTCATTGGTGCCGTCCTGGCTTCAGGTACGCTGTGGGCAGTGGCACACTTCTTTATCGGTGCCCTGGCCAAGGCCTATCCGGCCACTGCGTTCATCTCGGCGCAGCAGGTGCTGGTGCTCAGCCCGGTCCTACTCATAGTCGGGGCGCTCCTGGCAGGCGTATCCTCGCTGCTGACGCTTCGACGATACTTAAAGGTTTAG
- a CDS encoding DUF2304 domain-containing protein produces the protein MSGFLVIAAAVAVLLSITVLLRRRKLREKYTFLWLVVGIVVLLLAVFPAILRWASDVAGVQVPSNLLFAVAIVFLAGVCLHLSLEVTAAEDESRILAEELSILRAQFDQFCVEAQNPGASTQAQETGMDNGAVPHQAGEETRRDRLGND, from the coding sequence ATGAGCGGCTTCCTGGTTATTGCCGCTGCAGTCGCCGTTTTACTGTCAATCACTGTCTTGTTGCGACGGCGCAAGCTGCGGGAAAAATATACGTTCCTCTGGTTGGTTGTGGGCATCGTCGTCCTGCTCCTGGCAGTGTTTCCGGCAATCCTGCGGTGGGCCAGTGATGTCGCCGGCGTCCAGGTCCCCTCCAACCTGCTATTCGCCGTCGCTATCGTCTTTCTGGCGGGCGTGTGCCTTCACCTTTCCCTCGAGGTGACTGCAGCGGAAGACGAAAGCCGCATCCTGGCAGAGGAACTGTCAATCCTTCGGGCTCAGTTCGATCAGTTCTGCGTGGAAGCACAGAATCCGGGTGCCTCCACGCAAGCGCAGGAGACAGGGATGGATAATGGGGCAGTTCCACACCAAGCGGGTGAAGAAACACGCAGAGACAGACTGGGGAACGACTAG
- a CDS encoding glycosyltransferase, with the protein MNITVLVPAHNEEHTIGETIESLLAQTRKADQIVIIANGCTDRTAVVARKYPVIVMELPRLKHRKSEAMNRGWNIYARHADLVVSMDADTVLAPNAIEDWEKESQKRLFGGSTSKFTIQQPGYWCRMQKSEYAYNIQQGLNHGWTNVLAGAGSAFSGFALREIADRDDREGPWSYESAVEDFELTYRLREAGYRTYVSRTVRAYTDGMKNMKSLWGQRMKWQAGTCQDLLRFGVNRLTIRDWGSQILNLIGPVIRMLWVTVITLALYLDTLTIVWWGLLVPFLFMAINLKTAVRIPFKDKWDIFMAVTIIPTEFLAWIRGGWIIASWGEVIRKKITHKDRDLWAAQYKAEGVESVRIRN; encoded by the coding sequence ATGAATATCACTGTATTAGTACCGGCACACAATGAGGAACACACTATAGGGGAAACCATCGAGTCCCTTCTCGCGCAGACCCGTAAGGCGGACCAGATCGTCATTATCGCAAATGGATGCACGGATCGGACGGCGGTGGTGGCAAGGAAGTATCCGGTAATAGTAATGGAACTGCCGCGCCTAAAACACCGCAAGTCGGAGGCCATGAATCGGGGGTGGAATATCTATGCCCGACACGCCGATCTTGTGGTTTCCATGGACGCAGACACTGTGCTTGCTCCCAATGCCATCGAAGACTGGGAGAAGGAGTCACAAAAGCGTCTCTTCGGAGGATCGACTTCCAAATTTACCATCCAGCAGCCAGGTTATTGGTGCAGGATGCAGAAATCCGAATATGCATACAACATCCAACAGGGGTTGAATCATGGGTGGACCAACGTCCTGGCAGGTGCCGGGTCTGCATTCTCCGGTTTTGCACTGAGGGAGATTGCCGACCGGGATGACCGGGAAGGACCGTGGTCGTACGAAAGCGCCGTGGAAGACTTCGAGCTGACCTACCGCCTGCGGGAAGCCGGGTACAGGACATATGTATCCCGTACAGTCCGGGCGTACACGGACGGGATGAAGAACATGAAGTCTCTCTGGGGACAGCGCATGAAGTGGCAGGCAGGTACATGCCAGGATCTGCTCCGCTTCGGAGTTAACCGCCTGACCATCAGGGACTGGGGAAGCCAGATACTGAATCTGATCGGACCGGTCATCCGGATGCTGTGGGTCACGGTGATAACCCTGGCGTTATACCTAGACACCCTGACAATAGTGTGGTGGGGACTACTCGTGCCCTTCTTGTTCATGGCGATTAACCTCAAGACTGCCGTTCGTATCCCGTTCAAGGACAAGTGGGACATCTTTATGGCCGTGACCATAATCCCTACGGAGTTCCTGGCCTGGATACGCGGTGGATGGATTATTGCGTCTTGGGGAGAAGTCATCCGCAAGAAGATCACCCACAAAGATCGTGACCTGTGGGCCGCGCAATACAAAGCGGAGGGGGTAGAAAGTGTACGAATACGCAACTGA
- the prfB gene encoding peptide chain release factor 2, protein MAEIDFPAEIRALRSTFASIEDVSDVAAIKEDIEELSEMAGVPDLWDDPAEAQKITSKLSHRQTALERLQKLESRIDDLEVMVELARDESDAETRAEAVTELESLRKSLSQLEVVTLLSGEYDEREAVVTIRSGAGGVDAADFAEMLLRMYLRWAERHGYPTTVLDTSYAEEAGLKSATFEVKAPYAFGTLVVEAGTHRLVRISPFDNQGRRQTSFAAVEVIPLIEPTDHIDIPDNEIRVDVFRSSGPGGQSVNTTDSAVRLTHLPTGTVVSMQNEKSQLQNRAAAMRVLQSRLLLLKKEQEDAEKKAFAGDVKASWGDQMRSYVLNPYQMVKDLRTEHEVGNTSAVFDGEIDDFIDAGIRWRANGSVSARK, encoded by the coding sequence ATGGCTGAAATCGATTTTCCCGCGGAGATCCGCGCCCTCAGGTCCACCTTTGCATCCATCGAAGACGTCTCCGATGTGGCTGCCATCAAAGAGGACATCGAAGAGCTGAGCGAAATGGCGGGCGTCCCCGATCTCTGGGACGACCCCGCTGAAGCGCAGAAGATCACGTCCAAGCTCTCGCACCGGCAGACCGCGCTGGAGCGGCTCCAGAAGCTGGAATCCCGCATCGACGACCTCGAGGTCATGGTGGAGCTCGCCCGGGACGAGTCCGACGCCGAAACCAGGGCCGAAGCCGTCACCGAGCTGGAGTCCCTGCGCAAGTCGCTCTCCCAGCTCGAAGTGGTGACCCTGCTCTCCGGCGAGTACGACGAGCGTGAAGCCGTCGTCACCATCCGGTCCGGAGCCGGGGGAGTGGACGCGGCGGACTTCGCCGAGATGCTGCTGCGCATGTACCTGCGCTGGGCCGAACGCCACGGCTACCCGACCACGGTCCTGGACACCTCCTACGCCGAAGAGGCCGGCCTGAAATCGGCGACCTTCGAAGTCAAGGCACCCTACGCCTTTGGCACCCTGGTCGTGGAGGCCGGCACCCACCGGCTGGTCCGGATCAGCCCGTTCGACAACCAGGGCCGCCGCCAGACGTCCTTCGCTGCCGTCGAGGTCATTCCGCTGATCGAGCCGACCGACCACATCGACATCCCCGACAACGAGATCCGGGTCGATGTCTTCCGTTCCTCAGGCCCCGGCGGCCAGTCGGTGAACACCACCGACTCCGCGGTGCGCCTGACCCACCTCCCCACCGGGACCGTGGTGTCCATGCAGAACGAAAAGTCGCAGCTGCAAAACCGTGCCGCTGCCATGCGCGTGCTGCAGTCCCGCCTGCTGCTGCTGAAAAAGGAACAGGAGGACGCCGAGAAGAAGGCGTTCGCCGGAGATGTGAAGGCCTCCTGGGGGGACCAGATGCGGTCCTATGTCCTGAACCCGTACCAGATGGTCAAGGACCTGCGCACGGAACACGAAGTGGGCAACACCTCGGCAGTGTTCGACGGCGAGATCGACGACTTCATCGACGCCGGCATCCGCTGGCGTGCCAACGGCAGTGTGTCGGCGCGTAAGTAG